GCGGGCTCCTTGCGGGAATTCAAGTCTCCATCTTGACGGCTTGAAACGTGCGCGCAAGCCCGTCGGCAAGGCCGATCGGGCGCACACCGAGGCGTGCGATCATCGGCGCGGTGGGGAAGGCCTTGTCTTCCAAAAGTCTGCGGATTTCCTCGGGCCACGCGCGAAGCGGGAGGCGAAGGCCGCTGGTGATCCTGGCTGCGAGCATCAGGAGTGAGGCTGGCATCGGCACGATCCGCGGCTGGGGAAGGCCGCAGGCAGCGGCGATGGCGCGGGCGAAATCGGCGTAGGTCGCGGCCTCGCCGCCGGCGATCACCAGCGTCTCCGGCCCTTCCCAAGCGATGCCGAGCGCGGCGTGGAGCGATTGTGTAACGTCATCTTGATGGATCGGCTGGATCAGGCTCCGCCCGCCGCCGGGAAGCGGCAGGAAGGGCAGGCGGCGCAGCATGGCGGCGAGGCGCTGGACATTCTCCTCCCCGGTCGCGCCGTAGATCATCGTCGGGTGCAGCATCACGCCGGCGCGGCCGGAGGCGAGAAATGCCGCCTCGCCGGCGCGGATTTCATCGGCGAGGCGGTCGGGGAAGCGCGAAAAGCGCCGTGTGCTGCCGAGCAAGATGAGGCGGGCGGGGCGCGGGGCGGCTTCGAGCAAGGCTTCGGTATGGCGGGCATGGGCGGTATTGACGATGCGCCCGGCATCGGCGAGCGCCGCCGCCATCGCGCGGCGATCGCCGAGATCGGCGCGCCGCACCGGCGCGAGCAAGGGATGGGCGCGGAGATCGTCGGCCGGCTGCCAATCCGCGCTCCGCACCACCGGGACGACGCCGATGCCGCCCGCGAGCAGGGCACGGGTCAGCGCCCGGCCGCTTTTACCGCTGGCGCCGATGAGGTGAACCGGCCCGGTCTTTTGTGGTATCATGTTACCTCACGCAAAAATCGCGCAAACCACTTGACGTTTTGGCGCATGCTCGGCATAAGCCGGCGACTTTCGAGAAGGAATGGGTCATGAAAACGACTCTCTCGCTGAAACCGGCGGAGGTGAAGAAGGACTGGGTGCTGATCGATGCCGAGGGCGTTGTGCTCGGCCGTCTCGCCGCCCTGGTCGCGATGCGTCTCCGCGGCAAGCACAAGCCACAATTCACCCCGCATGTCGATTGCGGCGATCATGTCGTGATCGTGAACGCGGACAAGGTGCGGCTCACCGGCAAGAAGGCCGAGCAGGCGATTTTCTACTACCACACCGGCTATCCCGGCGGCATCAAGGGCCAGAGCGCGCGCCAGCGCCTCGCCGGCAAGCGGCCGGAGCAGGTGGTGGAAAAGGCCATCGAGCGCATGATCACCCGCGGGCCGCTGCAGCGCCAGCAGATGCGCAATCTGCATGTCTATGCCGGGGCCGAGCATCCCCACGCCGGGCAGACGCCGCGCCGGCTCGATCTTGCCGCCCTCAATCCGAAAAACATGAGAGGCTGAGCCCGATGTCAGGAACCACCCGCACGCTGGCCGATCTCAAGGATCTCGCCGCCGCCGCGCCCAATCTCGCGCCGAGCGCCCCGGAGGCGCCGAAATACGAAGCCAAGCGCGACGCCCAGGGCCGCGCCTACGCGACAGGCCGGCGCAAGAACGCCGTCGCCCGCGTCTGGATCAAGCCGGGCAAGGGCGAGATCACTGTGAATGGCAAGAAGGTCGGGCAGTATTTCGCCCGCCCGGTCTTGCGCATGCTGATCACCCAGCCCTTCCTGGTTGCCGATCGCTACAATCAGTTCGACGTCATTTGCACCGTCACCGGCGGCGGGCTTTCCGGCCAGGCCGGGGCGCTGCGGCACGGGATTTCGCGGGCACTCACCCATTACGAGCCGGAATTGCGCGGCATCCTCAAGGTCGCGGGCTTTCTTACCCGCGATTCGCGCGTCGTCGAGCGCAAGAAATACGGCCACGCCAAAGCGCGGCGGAGCTTCCAGTTCAGCAAGCGCTGAGCACGGCGACCGGCGCAGGGGCAGGGCGCGATGCCCTGTCCCCGCGCCGGGGCTGAGCGGCGATGGAGCGGCTCGATCATTTCATGGCGGCGGCCAATGCGCTTTATTACGCGCGCCGCGATCCGTTCGCCGATTTCACCACCGCTCCCGAAATTTCGCAGGTTTTCGGCGAGTTGCTCGGGCTTTGGGCGGCCGAGACCTGGCGGCTGCTCGGCCGCCCCGACCCGGTTTTACTCGCCGAGGCCGGGCCCGGGCGCGGCACCCTGATGGCCGATGCGCAGCGCGCGATCGCCGCCGTCACCCCCGATTTCGCGGCCGCCCTCCGCCTCCATCTGATCGAGACCTCGCCACGGCTCCGCGCCTTGCAAGCGGCCAAGCTGCCCGGCGCCACCTGGCATGAGACCTTTGCGACCCTGCCGCCGGGGCCGCTCATTCTGCTTGCCAATGAATTTCTCGACGCCTTGCCGATCCGCCAATTTGTCCGCCGCGGCGGCGGCTGGGCCGAGCGCCACGTCGCCGGCGCGGCGTTTGTTGAAATCGCCTGCCCCGATCCGCCGGCGCTGCTCGCCGACATCGCGCCACCCGCGTTGGCGGAGGGCGCGGTGATGGAGGTCGCCGAGGCGGCGCGGGGCTGGGTCACGGCGCTCTCAGCGCGGATCGCGGCCGAGGGGGGAGCGGCCCTGCTCATCGATTACGGGCCGGCGCAGGCCGCCGCTGGCGACAGCCTGCAAGCGCTGCGTCACGGTCGTCCGGCGCCACCGCTCGCAAGCCCGGGCGAGGCGGATCTTACCGCCCATGTCGCCTTCAGCCCGCTCGCCGATGCCGCGAGAGCGCAGGGGACGGCGGTTTTCGGGCCGCTCGCGCAGGGGGTTTTCCTCGCGCGCCTCGGACTCTTCGCGCGGAGCGGCCAGCTCGCCCGCAATCTCCCCCCCAAACAGGCGGCGGCCGTGATCGCCGCCGCGCAGCGCCTGGCCGAGCCCGATCGCATGGGGCTGCTGTTCAAGGCTCTTGCGATCATGCATGCTGCGGCGCCACCGCCGCCGGGATTTGCGATGTGACTCTGCCGCCTTTTCTCAGCGTGCCGGCGCTTGCCGCAAGGCACGGGTTTTTCACGCGCGAAGGCGGCGTCTCGACCGGCGCGTTCGCCGCGCTCAACGGCAGCCTCGGCGGCCAGGATGCGCGCGAGAACGTGCTCGAGAACCGCGCCCGCGCGGCGCGCGCGCTGGGGGCCGATCCGGCGCTGATGGTCGGGTTGACGCAGGTGCATGGCGCTGCGGTGGTGCCCGTCGAAACCCCTTGGGCGCCGGGCGCCGGGCCGGCCGCGGACGCGATGGTGACGGCGCGGGGAGGCGTCGCGCTCGCGATCGTCACCGCTGATTGCGCGCCGGTGCTGTTCGCCGATGCCGCGGCCGGGGTGATCGGCGCCGCCCATGCTGGCTGGCGCGGGGCGCTGGCCGGCGTGCTCGAGGCGACGGTCGCGGCGATGGTTACGCTCGGCGCCCGGCGCGAAGCCATCAAGGCCGCGATCGGCCCTTGCATCGCGCAGCGTTCCTATGAGGTCGGCGCCGATCTGCGCGCCGCGGTTTTGGCGCAAGATCCTGGGAATGAGCGATTTTTTTTCCAAGGGCGCGATCCTGCGCATTGGCAGTTCGACCTTCCCGGTTTTTGCGCCGCCCGGCTCGCGGCCGCCGGGATCGCTGGGGCGGCGCTGCCAACGAGCGACACGGTGACCGAGGAGGCGCGGTTTTTCAGCCATCGCCGGCGCGTGCTCGCCGGCGGCGGCGCGATCGGGCATCAAATGTCGGTGATCGTGCTCTGAGATGGGGGCGCGTGTTCGCCTCACCTGCGTCGTCTCGGCGCTTTTGCTGGCGCTCGCCGCGTGCGTGCCGGTGCCGCATCCCTTCGCCGGGCCGCCGACCGGCGAGACGGCGCGGCTCGTGCAGCCGCCGCCGCCGCGCCTTGCGGTGCCGGTTCCGGCCAACGCCCTGCTCACCGATGCCGACGCCAAGGCGTTCGCGACCGATCTCGCCGAGGCGCTGCTCGGCAACGAGGTGCCGGCGCAGGCGGCGATCGCCAAGAGTGCGGATTGGCGTCTGGTCGCAACGGCAGAGATGCGGCAGGCGCAGGTGATCCCGCATTATGCCATCGTCAATCCCGCTGGCGTCACGATCGCGCATATCGACGGGCTGCCGGAGCCGGCGGCGTCTTGGGCGCGTGGCGATGCGGGTGTGTTGCAGAGCGCGGCCCAGGACGTCGCGCCCAAGCTCGCCGACCTCCTCACCAGCATCGATGCTGCGGAGAAGCAGAACGACCCCCATAGTCTCTATCATCGCCCCGCCGAGGTCGCGGTGCTCGGCGTCACCGGGGCGCCGGGGGATGGCGATTCTTCGCTTGCCCATCAGCTCCGCCTGCAACTGCCCCAGCTCGGGGTGATCGTCGCGAATGATCCCAAGGCGGCGGATTTCACCATCGGCGGCGAGGTGCGGATTGCGCCCGCCGAGGCTGGCAATAGCCGGGTCGAGATCCAATGGCAGATGCGGGATGCGAGCGGCCACGATCTCGGCCGTATCGTCCAGATCAATGAGGTACCGAGCGGCACCCTCGATCAATATT
This portion of the Acidibrevibacterium fodinaquatile genome encodes:
- the pgeF gene encoding peptidoglycan editing factor PgeF encodes the protein MTLPPFLSVPALAARHGFFTREGGVSTGAFAALNGSLGGQDARENVLENRARAARALGADPALMVGLTQVHGAAVVPVETPWAPGAGPAADAMVTARGGVALAIVTADCAPVLFADAAAGVIGAAHAGWRGALAGVLEATVAAMVTLGARREAIKAAIGPCIAQRSYEVGADLRAAVLAQDPGNERFFFQGRDPAHWQFDLPGFCAARLAAAGIAGAALPTSDTVTEEARFFSHRRRVLAGGGAIGHQMSVIVL
- a CDS encoding class I SAM-dependent methyltransferase, which translates into the protein MERLDHFMAAANALYYARRDPFADFTTAPEISQVFGELLGLWAAETWRLLGRPDPVLLAEAGPGRGTLMADAQRAIAAVTPDFAAALRLHLIETSPRLRALQAAKLPGATWHETFATLPPGPLILLANEFLDALPIRQFVRRGGGWAERHVAGAAFVEIACPDPPALLADIAPPALAEGAVMEVAEAARGWVTALSARIAAEGGAALLIDYGPAQAAAGDSLQALRHGRPAPPLASPGEADLTAHVAFSPLADAARAQGTAVFGPLAQGVFLARLGLFARSGQLARNLPPKQAAAVIAAAQRLAEPDRMGLLFKALAIMHAAAPPPPGFAM
- the rplM gene encoding 50S ribosomal protein L13, which produces MKTTLSLKPAEVKKDWVLIDAEGVVLGRLAALVAMRLRGKHKPQFTPHVDCGDHVVIVNADKVRLTGKKAEQAIFYYHTGYPGGIKGQSARQRLAGKRPEQVVEKAIERMITRGPLQRQQMRNLHVYAGAEHPHAGQTPRRLDLAALNPKNMRG
- the rpsI gene encoding 30S ribosomal protein S9, whose product is MSGTTRTLADLKDLAAAAPNLAPSAPEAPKYEAKRDAQGRAYATGRRKNAVARVWIKPGKGEITVNGKKVGQYFARPVLRMLITQPFLVADRYNQFDVICTVTGGGLSGQAGALRHGISRALTHYEPELRGILKVAGFLTRDSRVVERKKYGHAKARRSFQFSKR
- a CDS encoding SDR family oxidoreductase, yielding MIPQKTGPVHLIGASGKSGRALTRALLAGGIGVVPVVRSADWQPADDLRAHPLLAPVRRADLGDRRAMAAALADAGRIVNTAHARHTEALLEAAPRPARLILLGSTRRFSRFPDRLADEIRAGEAAFLASGRAGVMLHPTMIYGATGEENVQRLAAMLRRLPFLPLPGGGRSLIQPIHQDDVTQSLHAALGIAWEGPETLVIAGGEAATYADFARAIAAACGLPQPRIVPMPASLLMLAARITSGLRLPLRAWPEEIRRLLEDKAFPTAPMIARLGVRPIGLADGLARTFQAVKMET